From Haloglomus litoreum, the proteins below share one genomic window:
- a CDS encoding Zn-ribbon domain-containing OB-fold protein: MSHDRPLDAESPLTLPGFFDALADGDLLGGVCEDCGQVLLPPRPVCYACGSRAVEVEAQPREGQIYTYTAVHTPPPALADEAPYTVAVVELGGGGRLLGRVDADHADVAIGDPVELRVREPTPAEREAALDYEEAWPVHVFEPR; the protein is encoded by the coding sequence ATGAGCCACGACCGCCCGCTCGACGCCGAGAGCCCGCTGACGCTACCGGGTTTCTTCGACGCGCTCGCCGACGGCGACCTGCTCGGCGGGGTCTGTGAGGACTGTGGACAGGTCCTCCTGCCGCCGCGCCCGGTCTGCTACGCCTGCGGGAGCCGGGCCGTCGAGGTCGAGGCGCAGCCCCGCGAGGGCCAGATATACACCTACACCGCCGTCCACACCCCGCCGCCGGCGCTCGCGGACGAGGCGCCCTACACGGTCGCCGTGGTCGAACTCGGCGGCGGCGGCCGACTGCTCGGCCGCGTCGACGCCGACCACGCGGACGTGGCCATCGGCGACCCGGTCGAACTCCGGGTCCGCGAGCCGACGCCGGCCGAGCGCGAGGCCGCACTCGATTACGAGGAGGCGTGGCCGGTCCACGTCTTCGAGCCGCGCTGA
- a CDS encoding mechanosensitive ion channel family protein has protein sequence MRPLQLGFQLDPQQYVPAVVSALTTLVIFVVVFVLVYTVGKAVVTRTVEGSLERREFDPTIVSLAVSTTVVVVAVLSVAIAATVAGFGVVLAAFATLAGALALAVGFAAQDLIANFVAGIFIIQDEPFEVGDWIEWNGNSGVVREIQLRVTKLDTFDNEMVTVPNSDLAGAAVVNNVANDQRRVSVGFGIGYEDDIEQAREAIIDEGVAIDGVLDEPEPSAPVTSLGDSAVVLSGRVWIDPEEHSYGAVRAQFLEAVKERFDAEGIDMPYPNTELSGTVEVSGADEPAAVSGD, from the coding sequence ATGCGTCCACTCCAGCTCGGTTTCCAGCTCGACCCGCAGCAGTACGTCCCGGCGGTCGTCAGTGCGCTCACGACGCTCGTGATCTTCGTCGTCGTGTTCGTGCTGGTCTACACTGTCGGTAAGGCAGTCGTCACCAGAACGGTCGAGGGCAGCCTCGAGCGTCGCGAGTTCGACCCGACCATCGTCAGCCTCGCCGTGAGTACGACCGTCGTCGTCGTGGCGGTCCTGTCGGTCGCCATCGCCGCGACCGTCGCCGGGTTCGGCGTCGTCCTGGCGGCGTTCGCCACCCTGGCCGGTGCGCTGGCGCTCGCCGTCGGCTTCGCCGCCCAGGACCTCATCGCGAACTTCGTCGCCGGCATCTTCATCATCCAGGACGAGCCGTTCGAGGTCGGCGACTGGATCGAGTGGAACGGGAACAGCGGCGTGGTCCGGGAGATCCAGCTCCGGGTGACGAAGCTGGATACCTTCGACAACGAGATGGTCACGGTCCCGAACAGCGACCTCGCCGGCGCGGCCGTCGTGAACAACGTCGCGAACGACCAGCGCCGGGTCTCGGTCGGCTTCGGCATCGGCTACGAGGACGACATCGAGCAGGCCCGCGAGGCGATCATCGACGAGGGAGTGGCCATCGACGGGGTCCTCGACGAGCCCGAGCCCTCGGCGCCGGTCACGTCGCTCGGTGACTCCGCGGTCGTCCTCTCGGGTCGCGTCTGGATCGACCCCGAGGAGCACAGCTACGGTGCGGTCCGCGCGCAGTTCCTCGAGGCGGTCAAGGAGCGGTTCGACGCCGAGGGGATCGATATGCCGTACCCCAACACGGAGCTCTCGGGCACCGTCGAGGTGTCCGGCGCGGACGAACCGGCGGCCGTCAGCGGCGACTGA
- a CDS encoding thiolase C-terminal domain-containing protein gives MPQPVIAAVGSSPIGRTDLPGRDLFSLALAEAFDGLPAPAELVGALYAGNQSERYENQIMHGTLLAEWAGLRHVPAERVEGCAAAGALALRHAVKDVRNGEHDAVLACGVEKMTAGGTAGATESLAAAFDRAIEQRSGVTAPSQYALLAQRYLHETDATERDLARIAVKNHRNGARNPRAQFGEEIDVDTVLESQPVAPPLKLFDCAPVGDGAAVVLVTSAETAADLGVPAVELAGTGAAANNIAVAERDMTHIEGARIAAERAYAEAGIEAADVDIAEVHDAFTVSEALLSEAVGFAPEGRGYQSHLPPAERDDGWTDVALSTSGGLKARGHPIGATGLLQAVEAYEQLTGVAADRPGGAGGPDGGPDAPETAFLLNEGGVADAVTVAHVLTAGPEVGR, from the coding sequence ATGCCACAACCGGTCATCGCGGCGGTCGGTAGCTCGCCCATCGGGCGGACGGACCTGCCCGGTCGGGACCTGTTCTCGCTGGCGCTCGCGGAGGCCTTCGACGGGCTCCCGGCGCCGGCGGAGCTGGTCGGGGCGCTGTACGCCGGCAACCAGTCCGAGCGCTACGAGAACCAGATCATGCACGGCACCCTGCTCGCGGAGTGGGCGGGGCTCCGACACGTCCCCGCCGAGCGGGTCGAGGGCTGCGCGGCGGCCGGCGCGCTCGCGCTCCGCCACGCCGTGAAGGACGTCCGCAACGGCGAGCACGACGCGGTCCTCGCGTGCGGCGTCGAGAAGATGACCGCCGGCGGGACCGCCGGCGCGACGGAGTCGCTGGCGGCGGCGTTCGACCGCGCCATCGAGCAGCGCTCCGGCGTCACCGCGCCCAGCCAGTACGCCCTGCTCGCCCAGCGCTACCTCCACGAGACCGACGCGACCGAGCGCGACCTCGCGCGCATCGCGGTGAAGAACCACCGCAACGGCGCCCGGAACCCCCGTGCGCAGTTCGGCGAGGAGATCGACGTCGACACCGTCCTCGAGTCCCAGCCGGTCGCGCCGCCGCTGAAGCTGTTCGACTGCGCGCCCGTCGGCGACGGCGCGGCCGTCGTCCTCGTCACCAGCGCCGAGACCGCCGCCGACCTCGGGGTGCCGGCCGTCGAGCTCGCGGGGACCGGCGCCGCGGCGAACAACATCGCCGTCGCCGAGCGCGACATGACCCACATCGAGGGGGCACGCATCGCGGCCGAGCGGGCCTACGCCGAGGCCGGTATCGAGGCCGCGGACGTCGACATCGCGGAGGTCCACGACGCCTTCACCGTCTCCGAGGCGCTGCTCTCGGAGGCGGTCGGCTTCGCGCCCGAGGGGCGGGGGTACCAGAGCCACCTGCCGCCCGCCGAGCGCGACGACGGCTGGACCGACGTCGCCCTCAGCACGAGCGGCGGGCTGAAGGCCCGGGGCCACCCCATCGGCGCGACCGGCCTGCTGCAGGCCGTCGAGGCGTACGAGCAGTTGACGGGCGTGGCGGCCGACCGGCCGGGCGGTGCGGGTGGCCCGGACGGGGGCCCCGACGCTCCCGAGACGGCGTTCCTGCTGAACGAGGGCGGCGTCGCCGACGCGGTGACCGTCGCGCACGTCCTGACCGCGGGGCCGGAGGTGGGCCGATGA